In Tenrec ecaudatus isolate mTenEca1 chromosome 5, mTenEca1.hap1, whole genome shotgun sequence, the following are encoded in one genomic region:
- the TRIB1 gene encoding tribbles homolog 1 isoform X1: MRAGPVRSAMSGAAQPRGRVLLLPAARGAPAKRLLDADDAAALAAKCPRLSECSSPPDYLSPPGSPCSPQPPAAAPGTGGGSGSVPGPSRIADYLLLPLAEREHVSRALCIHTGRELRCKVFPIKHYQDKIRPYIQLPSHRNITGIVEVILGDTKAYVFFEKDFGDMHSYVRSRKRLREEEAARLFKQIVCAVAHCHQSAIVLGDLKLRKFVFSTEERTQLRLESLEDTHIIKGEDDALSDKHGCPAYVSPEILNTTGTYSGKAADVWSLGVMLYTLLVGRYPFHDSEPSALFSKIRRGQFCIPDHVSPKARCLIRSLLRREPAERLAAPEILLHPWFQSVGEPGCSDSETGAADQMVPECPEDTDMSFFFC, encoded by the exons ATGCGGGCGGGCCCCGTGCGCTCGGCCATGAGCGGTGCCGCGCAGCCCCGCGGCCGAGTCCTGCTGCTCCCGGCCGCCCGGGGCGCCCCGGCCAAGCGCCTGCTGGATGCGGACGACGCGGCGGCCCTGGCGGCCAAGTGCCCGCGCCTCTCCGAGTGCTCCAGCCCCCCGGACTACCTCAGCCCCCCCGGCTCGCCTTGCAGCCCTCAGCCCCCGGCCGCCGCGCCGGGGACCGGCGGCGGCTCCGGGAGCGTACCGGGGCCCAGCCGCATCGCCGACTACCTGCTGCTGCCCCTGGCTGAGCGCGAGCATGTGTCCCGGGCGCTGTGCATCCACACGGGCCGCGAACTGCGCTGCAAG GTGTTTCCCATCAAACACTACCAGGATAAGATCCGCCCTTACATCCAGCTGCCCTCACACAGGAACATCACCGGCATCGTGGAAGTGATCCTTGGAGACACCAAGGCCTACGTCTTCTTCGAGAAGGACTTTGGGGACATGCACTCCTATGTGCGCAGCCGGAAAAGGCTGCGGGAAGAGGAAGCTGCCCGGCTCTTCAAGCAGATCGTCTGCGCTGTTGCCCACTGTCACCAGTCGGCCATTGTGCTGGGGGACCTGAAACTTAGGAAATTCGTCTTCTCCACGGAGGAGAG AACCCAGCTCCGACTGGAAAGTCTCGAAGACACGCACATCATCAAGGGGGAAGACGATGCTCTGTCTGACAAGCATGGCTGCCCAGCCTACGTGAGCCCCGAGATCCTGAACACGACCGGAACCTACTCGGGCAAGGCTGCCGATGTCTGGAGCCTTGGGGTCATGCTCTACACCCTTTTGGTTGGACGATACCCTTTCCATGACTCAGAGCCCAGCGCCCTCTTCTCCAAAATCCGCCGCGGACAGTTCTGCATCCCCGACCACGTCTCCCCCAAAGCCAGGTGTCTCATCCGCAGCCTCTTGAGACGAGAGCCTGCCGAGAGACTGGCTGCCCCTGAGATCTTGCTCCACCCCTGGTTCCAGTCTGTTGGCGAACCCGGCTGCAGCGACTCAGAAACGGGCGCGGCCGACCAGATGGTTCCAGAGTGCCCGGAGGACACTGACATGAGCTTTTTCTTCTGCTAA
- the TRIB1 gene encoding tribbles homolog 1 isoform X2, producing MHSYVRSRKRLREEEAARLFKQIVCAVAHCHQSAIVLGDLKLRKFVFSTEERTQLRLESLEDTHIIKGEDDALSDKHGCPAYVSPEILNTTGTYSGKAADVWSLGVMLYTLLVGRYPFHDSEPSALFSKIRRGQFCIPDHVSPKARCLIRSLLRREPAERLAAPEILLHPWFQSVGEPGCSDSETGAADQMVPECPEDTDMSFFFC from the exons ATGCACTCCTATGTGCGCAGCCGGAAAAGGCTGCGGGAAGAGGAAGCTGCCCGGCTCTTCAAGCAGATCGTCTGCGCTGTTGCCCACTGTCACCAGTCGGCCATTGTGCTGGGGGACCTGAAACTTAGGAAATTCGTCTTCTCCACGGAGGAGAG AACCCAGCTCCGACTGGAAAGTCTCGAAGACACGCACATCATCAAGGGGGAAGACGATGCTCTGTCTGACAAGCATGGCTGCCCAGCCTACGTGAGCCCCGAGATCCTGAACACGACCGGAACCTACTCGGGCAAGGCTGCCGATGTCTGGAGCCTTGGGGTCATGCTCTACACCCTTTTGGTTGGACGATACCCTTTCCATGACTCAGAGCCCAGCGCCCTCTTCTCCAAAATCCGCCGCGGACAGTTCTGCATCCCCGACCACGTCTCCCCCAAAGCCAGGTGTCTCATCCGCAGCCTCTTGAGACGAGAGCCTGCCGAGAGACTGGCTGCCCCTGAGATCTTGCTCCACCCCTGGTTCCAGTCTGTTGGCGAACCCGGCTGCAGCGACTCAGAAACGGGCGCGGCCGACCAGATGGTTCCAGAGTGCCCGGAGGACACTGACATGAGCTTTTTCTTCTGCTAA